One window from the genome of Cardiocondyla obscurior isolate alpha-2009 linkage group LG04, Cobs3.1, whole genome shotgun sequence encodes:
- the LOC139102268 gene encoding synaptic vesicle glycoprotein 2B isoform X2: MIIVRCMQLRFVSNSEGKCDHGMICTAFFWGCVTDMFGRKKVMFYGYLFTGLLSVATSFSHRSWLLITFKFFDGVIISGPYAALMSYLAEIHNEAHRSRSYMWLGVFFSLGNISLPCIAWLIIPQKWYITFLSETTEISSWRVFLAICSLPEFLACLALFAFPESPRFLLLKGRHDKALSVFKKIYALNTGKDPDTYPIKSLESEYSVESCGECIQDKLKSCWKQIKPLFLGSNVFRLIFISMIQLGATIGSNSLRLWMPQLFAMIESYKSTLMKNDSHVSSFQPSFCYMLGQEQSYLNSTQYSNASTSNSTTICVPAELNSTVFINSIVIAVTGVIGYTIAGSLITVVGKRKLMAICFIVAGACCGSLYWAEDTSGILGLSAVFVAMTSIGGATVINVIVDSFPTYLRTTAVSITMMMGRIGAVIGNLLFPILFSLSCLGPFIMIGTASLVSAFLVIVLPRKPTQDATDEPKDIV, from the exons ATGATTATCGTGCGGTGTATGCAACTACGATTCGTAAGCAATAGTGAGGGCAAATGCGATCACG gaATGATCTGTACGGCTTTCTTTTGGGGTTGCGTGACTGACATGTTCGGTCGTAAAAAAGTAATGTTTTACGGTTACCTATTTACCGGTTTACTAAGCGTGGCGACAAGTTTCTCGCACAGATCTTGGCTTTTAATAACGTTCAAATTTTTTGACGGCGTGAT CATATCTGGCCCGTATGCGGCGCTTATGTCGTACTTAGCAGAAATACACAACGAAGCACATCGATCGCGGTCGTATATGTGGCTTGGCGTGTTCTTTTCACTTGGAAATATTTCCTTACCAT GTATAGCATGGCTCATAATACCGCAAAAATGGTACATTACGTTTTTAAGTGAAACAACAGAGATTAGTTCCTGGAGGGTGTTCTTAGCTATTTGTTCATTGCCCGAGTTTTTAGCGTGCCTCGCTCTTTTTGCTTTCCCAGAGAGCCCGCGTTTTCTTCTTCTGAAGGGTCGGCACGATAAGGCACTAAGTGTCTTCAAAAAAATCTACGCTCTAAATACTGGAAAAGATCCTGACACTTATCCC ATAAAAAGCCTGGAAAGCGAATATTCCGTCGAATCATGCGGGGAATGTATACAAGATAAGCTGAAAAGTTGTTGGAAACAGATAAAGCCACTCTTTTTGGGATCAAATGTCTTCAGATTGATATTTATATCGATGATACAGCTTGGAGCGACGATAGG GTCAAATTCGCTTCGACTTTGGATGCCGCAACTGTTTGCGATGATCGAGAGCTACAAGAGCACTCTCATGAAGAATGATAGCCATGTGTCGAGCTTCCAGCCTTCGTTCTGTTACATGTTAGGTCAGGAACAATCGTATCTTAATTCCACGCAGTACAGTAACGCGTCGACGAGCAACTCTACAACAATATGCGTTCCA GCGGAATTAAATTCTACAGTTTTCATCAATTCCATCGTTATCGCGGTAACGGGCGTTATCGGTTACACCATAGCTGGTTCCTTGATTACCGTcgtaggaaaaagaaagctcATGg CAATTTGCTTCATTGTCGCCGGTGCTTGTTGCGGTTCGCTATATTGGGCTGAAGATACTAGTGGTATTCTCGGATTGTCCGCAGTATTTGTCGCTATGACAAGTATAGGCGGTGCGACTGTCATCAATGTGATTGTCGACAGTTTTCCTACGTATTTAAG aaCTACGGCGGTTAGTATAACTATGATGATGGGAAGAATCGGTGCGGTAATCGGCAATTTACTATTTCCCATTTTATTCAGTCTATCTTGTTTAGGACCATTTATTATGATCGGCACAGCTTCGTTAg TATCTGCATTTTTGGTAATTGTTTTACCTCGAAAACCAACGCAAGACGCAACTGACGAACCGAAAGATATCGTTTGA
- the LOC139102268 gene encoding synaptic vesicle glycoprotein 2B isoform X1 has product MVFRRFRDLLTMYRSYRRFSHISGEEVKPEDSSPASFEKAIIATGYGKFNYLLLLAMLPACFSSIFSSSVMSYVLPSAECDLQLTMFDKGLLNSMAFAGMICTAFFWGCVTDMFGRKKVMFYGYLFTGLLSVATSFSHRSWLLITFKFFDGVIISGPYAALMSYLAEIHNEAHRSRSYMWLGVFFSLGNISLPCIAWLIIPQKWYITFLSETTEISSWRVFLAICSLPEFLACLALFAFPESPRFLLLKGRHDKALSVFKKIYALNTGKDPDTYPIKSLESEYSVESCGECIQDKLKSCWKQIKPLFLGSNVFRLIFISMIQLGATIGSNSLRLWMPQLFAMIESYKSTLMKNDSHVSSFQPSFCYMLGQEQSYLNSTQYSNASTSNSTTICVPAELNSTVFINSIVIAVTGVIGYTIAGSLITVVGKRKLMAICFIVAGACCGSLYWAEDTSGILGLSAVFVAMTSIGGATVINVIVDSFPTYLRTTAVSITMMMGRIGAVIGNLLFPILFSLSCLGPFIMIGTASLVSAFLVIVLPRKPTQDATDEPKDIV; this is encoded by the exons ATGGTTTTTAGACGTTTTCGTGATTTACTTACGATGTACAGATCGTATAGACGTTTTAGTCATATATCAG GTGAGGAAGTGAAACCCGAGGACTCAAGTCCTGCGAGCTTTGAAAAGGCAATTATAGCAACAG GAtatggaaaatttaattatttgctacTACTGGCGATGCTGCCCGCTTGCTTCTCCAGTATCTTCTCGTCGTCAGTCATGTCTTACGTTCTACCATCCGCCGAATGTGATCTCCAGCTAACGATGTTCGATAAGGGACTGTTGAATTCGATGGCGTTCGCAG gaATGATCTGTACGGCTTTCTTTTGGGGTTGCGTGACTGACATGTTCGGTCGTAAAAAAGTAATGTTTTACGGTTACCTATTTACCGGTTTACTAAGCGTGGCGACAAGTTTCTCGCACAGATCTTGGCTTTTAATAACGTTCAAATTTTTTGACGGCGTGAT CATATCTGGCCCGTATGCGGCGCTTATGTCGTACTTAGCAGAAATACACAACGAAGCACATCGATCGCGGTCGTATATGTGGCTTGGCGTGTTCTTTTCACTTGGAAATATTTCCTTACCAT GTATAGCATGGCTCATAATACCGCAAAAATGGTACATTACGTTTTTAAGTGAAACAACAGAGATTAGTTCCTGGAGGGTGTTCTTAGCTATTTGTTCATTGCCCGAGTTTTTAGCGTGCCTCGCTCTTTTTGCTTTCCCAGAGAGCCCGCGTTTTCTTCTTCTGAAGGGTCGGCACGATAAGGCACTAAGTGTCTTCAAAAAAATCTACGCTCTAAATACTGGAAAAGATCCTGACACTTATCCC ATAAAAAGCCTGGAAAGCGAATATTCCGTCGAATCATGCGGGGAATGTATACAAGATAAGCTGAAAAGTTGTTGGAAACAGATAAAGCCACTCTTTTTGGGATCAAATGTCTTCAGATTGATATTTATATCGATGATACAGCTTGGAGCGACGATAGG GTCAAATTCGCTTCGACTTTGGATGCCGCAACTGTTTGCGATGATCGAGAGCTACAAGAGCACTCTCATGAAGAATGATAGCCATGTGTCGAGCTTCCAGCCTTCGTTCTGTTACATGTTAGGTCAGGAACAATCGTATCTTAATTCCACGCAGTACAGTAACGCGTCGACGAGCAACTCTACAACAATATGCGTTCCA GCGGAATTAAATTCTACAGTTTTCATCAATTCCATCGTTATCGCGGTAACGGGCGTTATCGGTTACACCATAGCTGGTTCCTTGATTACCGTcgtaggaaaaagaaagctcATGg CAATTTGCTTCATTGTCGCCGGTGCTTGTTGCGGTTCGCTATATTGGGCTGAAGATACTAGTGGTATTCTCGGATTGTCCGCAGTATTTGTCGCTATGACAAGTATAGGCGGTGCGACTGTCATCAATGTGATTGTCGACAGTTTTCCTACGTATTTAAG aaCTACGGCGGTTAGTATAACTATGATGATGGGAAGAATCGGTGCGGTAATCGGCAATTTACTATTTCCCATTTTATTCAGTCTATCTTGTTTAGGACCATTTATTATGATCGGCACAGCTTCGTTAg TATCTGCATTTTTGGTAATTGTTTTACCTCGAAAACCAACGCAAGACGCAACTGACGAACCGAAAGATATCGTTTGA
- the LOC139102261 gene encoding salivary peroxidase/catechol oxidase isoform X2: MGVEVFDCLNNYLRVERCKKSYIAGGVMAGSVATLAILWVSLQTMGLLGHSHSIGTYRLPEGLQNYLSSYTGLPSDYGSEVIVDTGRLQNLRFPRIDGATLNNSITFAQTLVDRMSTLENNIANAGIELEARSPSEKQFWNSYPTVDAFDRSIDAIVATKASSYLVQQNCRRFGLDKNDCARYISTLGLRGTPLGESCAAVHSIECDEMSKYRSIDGTCNNIENPSWGSAMTAYTRVLFSQYFDGIQEPRRIGHTKKPLPSPRLVSAALSASNDQSDASRTLAVMEWSQFIAHDIAHTPVRKMVSTGKPISCCQPDGDTLSPRHIHPDCSPISVPDRDPVYGQHYVRCMNYVRSLPVLRSECTFGPVEQMNQASHFLDGSTVYGSTTKKSRELRTFEGGHLRVNVRNNHAYLPKGDAELMLQCGDNCYNSGDDRVNVHPQLAAIHTIWHREHNRIADELANLNPDWSDETLYQEARRIVIAEIQHITYKEWLPILLGRKYTRAIGLTVGNSYSRNYNSDDEPAVSNEAATAALRFLNSLMQGKLSLPDNFRQQNKTLQLAEHFFNPRVIESEEVLDGLLRGLATQTSQKMDINLIPDITSKLYTSNGNDLGLDAISLDIERGRDHGLPGYNYYRRYCGLPAAKTFDDFLDYIPTEMMRKLRTIYSHPNDVDLIVGGMAERPADDGMIGPTFRCLIYEQFSRSRRTDRFFYDSATQPHPFTPEQLTQLRNVTLARIFCDNGDDITHMQRNVFLKPQAGNELRRCTDFEAIPSVDLFAWAERAKAYR, from the exons ATGGGCGTTGAAGTGTTCGACTGTCTAAACAACTATCTGCGAGTAGAACGTTGCAAGAAGTCATACATAG CCGGCGGCGTCATGGCGGGTTCTGTTGCCACTCTGGCGATTCTCTGGGTGTCCCTGCAGACGATGGGACTTCTGGGTCATTCCCATTCAATCGGCACCTACAGACTACCCGAGGGCCTACAGAACTATCTTTCCAGCTACACTG gACTGCCATCTGATTACGGTTCCGAAGTCATAGTGGACACCGGGCGTCTTCAAAATTTGAGATTTCCAAGAATCGATGGGGCAACTTTGAACAACTCGATCACGTTCGCGCAAACATTAGTTGATCGCATGAGCACACTTGAGAATAATATTGCGAACGCCGGTATCGAGCTCGAAGCACGAAGTCCGTCCGAGAAGCAATTCTGGAATTCATATCCTACCGTGGATGCTTTTGACAGGAGTATTGATGCTATCGTAGCAACAAAAGCGTCATCGTACCTCGTACAACAAAACTGCCGAAG ATTCGGGTTAGATAAAAACGACTGTGCGCGCTACATATCGACGCTGGGCTTGCGGGGCACTCCGCTCGGTGAATCTTGTGCCGCGGTGCATAGCATTGAATGTGACGAAATGTCGAAATACCGTAGCATCGACGGCACCTGCAATAACATTGAGAACCCGAGCTGGGGCAGCGCGATGACCGCGTACACCAGAGTACTGTTCTCCCAATACTTCGACG GGATTCAAGAACCGAGGCGCATCGGACATACAAAGAAACCACTGCCAAGCCCGAGGCTCGTAAGCGCCGCTCTGTCCGCATCGAACGATCAATCGGACGCTAGCAGAACACTGGCTGTGATGGAATGGAGCCAATTCATCGCTCACGACATTGCTCACACCCCTGTTCGTAAAATGG TTTCAACCGGAAAACCAATCTCATGCTGCCAACCGGATGGAGACACTCTGTCACCACGTCATATTCATCCAGATTGCTCCCCGATCAGCGTACCAGATCGCGATCCCGTTTACGGTCAGCATTACGTTCGGTGCATGAATTATGTTCGATCATTACCCGTTTTAAGATCGGAATGCACTTTCGGGCCTGTGGAACAA atgAATCAAGCGAGCCACTTTTTGGATGGTTCCACGGTTTACGGTTCTACCACGAAGAAATCTCGCGAGCTTCGCACTTTCGAAGGCGGGCATCTTCGCGTCAACGTGCGAAATAATCACGCGTACTTGCCGAAAGGCGATGCCGAACTCATGTTACAATGCGGAGACAATTGCTACAATTCCG GTGACGATCGCGTAAACGTTCATCCTCAGTTAGCGGCAATTCACACGATTTGGCACCGTGAACACAATCGTATTGCCGACGAACTTGCCAACTTAAATCCCGATTGGTCAGATGAGACTTTATATCAAGAGGCCAGACGCATTGTAATCGCAGAGATTCAGCACATTACGTACAAAGAGTGGTTGCCCATTTTGTTGGGCAGAAAGTACACTCGAGCCATCGGTCTCACTGTAGGAAATAGTTACAGCCGTAACTATAACTCCGACGACGAACCGGCGGTCAGCAACGAAGCTGCCACCGCAGCGCTACGCTTTTTAAATTCGCTGATGCAGGGGAAGCTGAG CCTGCCAGATAATTTTCGCCAGCAAAACAAAACGCTACAGTTGGCGGAGCACTTTTTCAATCCACGTGTAATCGAGTCGGAAGAGGTGCTCGATGGTTTGCTACGAGGTCTTGCTACTCAAACCAGCCAGAAAATGGATATTAATCTCATTCCAGAT ATAACAAGCAAATTGTACACTAGCAACGGCAACGATTTAGGCTTAGATGCCATTAGCTTGGACATTGAACGTGGCCGCGACCATGGCCTCCCGGGCTACAACTATTACCGTAGATATTGCGGACTTCCTGCTGCCAAGACTTTTGATGACTTCCTAGATTACATTCCTACAGAG ATGATGAGAAAATTGCGTACTATCTACTCCCACCCCAATGACGTCGATCTTATTGTGGGTGGCATGGCGGAGAGGCCAGCGGATGACGGCATGATCGGCCCGACCTTCCGTTGCCTTATTTACGAACAATTTTCTAGATCGCGGCGTACCGATAGGTTCTTTTACGACTCCGCGACGCAACCACATCCCTTCACACCTG AACAACTGACTCAACTACGTAACGTCACCTTAGCGCGAATATTCTGCGACAACGGTGACGACATCACGCACATGCAGCGTAATGTGTTTCTCAAGCCGCAAGCAGG GAACGAATTGAGACGATGCACAGATTTCGAAGCGATACCCAGCGTGGACCTCTTCGCCTGGGCAGAAAGAGCAAAAGCGTATCGCTGA
- the LOC139102261 gene encoding salivary peroxidase/catechol oxidase isoform X1: MFLVAPVDNNRWVYAMHGLEKPMDHVSAGGVMAGSVATLAILWVSLQTMGLLGHSHSIGTYRLPEGLQNYLSSYTGLPSDYGSEVIVDTGRLQNLRFPRIDGATLNNSITFAQTLVDRMSTLENNIANAGIELEARSPSEKQFWNSYPTVDAFDRSIDAIVATKASSYLVQQNCRRFGLDKNDCARYISTLGLRGTPLGESCAAVHSIECDEMSKYRSIDGTCNNIENPSWGSAMTAYTRVLFSQYFDGIQEPRRIGHTKKPLPSPRLVSAALSASNDQSDASRTLAVMEWSQFIAHDIAHTPVRKMVSTGKPISCCQPDGDTLSPRHIHPDCSPISVPDRDPVYGQHYVRCMNYVRSLPVLRSECTFGPVEQMNQASHFLDGSTVYGSTTKKSRELRTFEGGHLRVNVRNNHAYLPKGDAELMLQCGDNCYNSGDDRVNVHPQLAAIHTIWHREHNRIADELANLNPDWSDETLYQEARRIVIAEIQHITYKEWLPILLGRKYTRAIGLTVGNSYSRNYNSDDEPAVSNEAATAALRFLNSLMQGKLSLPDNFRQQNKTLQLAEHFFNPRVIESEEVLDGLLRGLATQTSQKMDINLIPDITSKLYTSNGNDLGLDAISLDIERGRDHGLPGYNYYRRYCGLPAAKTFDDFLDYIPTEMMRKLRTIYSHPNDVDLIVGGMAERPADDGMIGPTFRCLIYEQFSRSRRTDRFFYDSATQPHPFTPEQLTQLRNVTLARIFCDNGDDITHMQRNVFLKPQAGNELRRCTDFEAIPSVDLFAWAERAKAYR; encoded by the exons ATGTTCCTCGTCGCACCAGTCGACAACAATCGCTGGGTTTACGCGATGCATGGATTAGAGAAGCCCATGGATCATGTATCCG CCGGCGGCGTCATGGCGGGTTCTGTTGCCACTCTGGCGATTCTCTGGGTGTCCCTGCAGACGATGGGACTTCTGGGTCATTCCCATTCAATCGGCACCTACAGACTACCCGAGGGCCTACAGAACTATCTTTCCAGCTACACTG gACTGCCATCTGATTACGGTTCCGAAGTCATAGTGGACACCGGGCGTCTTCAAAATTTGAGATTTCCAAGAATCGATGGGGCAACTTTGAACAACTCGATCACGTTCGCGCAAACATTAGTTGATCGCATGAGCACACTTGAGAATAATATTGCGAACGCCGGTATCGAGCTCGAAGCACGAAGTCCGTCCGAGAAGCAATTCTGGAATTCATATCCTACCGTGGATGCTTTTGACAGGAGTATTGATGCTATCGTAGCAACAAAAGCGTCATCGTACCTCGTACAACAAAACTGCCGAAG ATTCGGGTTAGATAAAAACGACTGTGCGCGCTACATATCGACGCTGGGCTTGCGGGGCACTCCGCTCGGTGAATCTTGTGCCGCGGTGCATAGCATTGAATGTGACGAAATGTCGAAATACCGTAGCATCGACGGCACCTGCAATAACATTGAGAACCCGAGCTGGGGCAGCGCGATGACCGCGTACACCAGAGTACTGTTCTCCCAATACTTCGACG GGATTCAAGAACCGAGGCGCATCGGACATACAAAGAAACCACTGCCAAGCCCGAGGCTCGTAAGCGCCGCTCTGTCCGCATCGAACGATCAATCGGACGCTAGCAGAACACTGGCTGTGATGGAATGGAGCCAATTCATCGCTCACGACATTGCTCACACCCCTGTTCGTAAAATGG TTTCAACCGGAAAACCAATCTCATGCTGCCAACCGGATGGAGACACTCTGTCACCACGTCATATTCATCCAGATTGCTCCCCGATCAGCGTACCAGATCGCGATCCCGTTTACGGTCAGCATTACGTTCGGTGCATGAATTATGTTCGATCATTACCCGTTTTAAGATCGGAATGCACTTTCGGGCCTGTGGAACAA atgAATCAAGCGAGCCACTTTTTGGATGGTTCCACGGTTTACGGTTCTACCACGAAGAAATCTCGCGAGCTTCGCACTTTCGAAGGCGGGCATCTTCGCGTCAACGTGCGAAATAATCACGCGTACTTGCCGAAAGGCGATGCCGAACTCATGTTACAATGCGGAGACAATTGCTACAATTCCG GTGACGATCGCGTAAACGTTCATCCTCAGTTAGCGGCAATTCACACGATTTGGCACCGTGAACACAATCGTATTGCCGACGAACTTGCCAACTTAAATCCCGATTGGTCAGATGAGACTTTATATCAAGAGGCCAGACGCATTGTAATCGCAGAGATTCAGCACATTACGTACAAAGAGTGGTTGCCCATTTTGTTGGGCAGAAAGTACACTCGAGCCATCGGTCTCACTGTAGGAAATAGTTACAGCCGTAACTATAACTCCGACGACGAACCGGCGGTCAGCAACGAAGCTGCCACCGCAGCGCTACGCTTTTTAAATTCGCTGATGCAGGGGAAGCTGAG CCTGCCAGATAATTTTCGCCAGCAAAACAAAACGCTACAGTTGGCGGAGCACTTTTTCAATCCACGTGTAATCGAGTCGGAAGAGGTGCTCGATGGTTTGCTACGAGGTCTTGCTACTCAAACCAGCCAGAAAATGGATATTAATCTCATTCCAGAT ATAACAAGCAAATTGTACACTAGCAACGGCAACGATTTAGGCTTAGATGCCATTAGCTTGGACATTGAACGTGGCCGCGACCATGGCCTCCCGGGCTACAACTATTACCGTAGATATTGCGGACTTCCTGCTGCCAAGACTTTTGATGACTTCCTAGATTACATTCCTACAGAG ATGATGAGAAAATTGCGTACTATCTACTCCCACCCCAATGACGTCGATCTTATTGTGGGTGGCATGGCGGAGAGGCCAGCGGATGACGGCATGATCGGCCCGACCTTCCGTTGCCTTATTTACGAACAATTTTCTAGATCGCGGCGTACCGATAGGTTCTTTTACGACTCCGCGACGCAACCACATCCCTTCACACCTG AACAACTGACTCAACTACGTAACGTCACCTTAGCGCGAATATTCTGCGACAACGGTGACGACATCACGCACATGCAGCGTAATGTGTTTCTCAAGCCGCAAGCAGG GAACGAATTGAGACGATGCACAGATTTCGAAGCGATACCCAGCGTGGACCTCTTCGCCTGGGCAGAAAGAGCAAAAGCGTATCGCTGA
- the LOC139102261 gene encoding salivary peroxidase/catechol oxidase isoform X3: protein MAGSVATLAILWVSLQTMGLLGHSHSIGTYRLPEGLQNYLSSYTGLPSDYGSEVIVDTGRLQNLRFPRIDGATLNNSITFAQTLVDRMSTLENNIANAGIELEARSPSEKQFWNSYPTVDAFDRSIDAIVATKASSYLVQQNCRRFGLDKNDCARYISTLGLRGTPLGESCAAVHSIECDEMSKYRSIDGTCNNIENPSWGSAMTAYTRVLFSQYFDGIQEPRRIGHTKKPLPSPRLVSAALSASNDQSDASRTLAVMEWSQFIAHDIAHTPVRKMVSTGKPISCCQPDGDTLSPRHIHPDCSPISVPDRDPVYGQHYVRCMNYVRSLPVLRSECTFGPVEQMNQASHFLDGSTVYGSTTKKSRELRTFEGGHLRVNVRNNHAYLPKGDAELMLQCGDNCYNSGDDRVNVHPQLAAIHTIWHREHNRIADELANLNPDWSDETLYQEARRIVIAEIQHITYKEWLPILLGRKYTRAIGLTVGNSYSRNYNSDDEPAVSNEAATAALRFLNSLMQGKLSLPDNFRQQNKTLQLAEHFFNPRVIESEEVLDGLLRGLATQTSQKMDINLIPDITSKLYTSNGNDLGLDAISLDIERGRDHGLPGYNYYRRYCGLPAAKTFDDFLDYIPTEMMRKLRTIYSHPNDVDLIVGGMAERPADDGMIGPTFRCLIYEQFSRSRRTDRFFYDSATQPHPFTPEQLTQLRNVTLARIFCDNGDDITHMQRNVFLKPQAGNELRRCTDFEAIPSVDLFAWAERAKAYR, encoded by the exons ATGGCGGGTTCTGTTGCCACTCTGGCGATTCTCTGGGTGTCCCTGCAGACGATGGGACTTCTGGGTCATTCCCATTCAATCGGCACCTACAGACTACCCGAGGGCCTACAGAACTATCTTTCCAGCTACACTG gACTGCCATCTGATTACGGTTCCGAAGTCATAGTGGACACCGGGCGTCTTCAAAATTTGAGATTTCCAAGAATCGATGGGGCAACTTTGAACAACTCGATCACGTTCGCGCAAACATTAGTTGATCGCATGAGCACACTTGAGAATAATATTGCGAACGCCGGTATCGAGCTCGAAGCACGAAGTCCGTCCGAGAAGCAATTCTGGAATTCATATCCTACCGTGGATGCTTTTGACAGGAGTATTGATGCTATCGTAGCAACAAAAGCGTCATCGTACCTCGTACAACAAAACTGCCGAAG ATTCGGGTTAGATAAAAACGACTGTGCGCGCTACATATCGACGCTGGGCTTGCGGGGCACTCCGCTCGGTGAATCTTGTGCCGCGGTGCATAGCATTGAATGTGACGAAATGTCGAAATACCGTAGCATCGACGGCACCTGCAATAACATTGAGAACCCGAGCTGGGGCAGCGCGATGACCGCGTACACCAGAGTACTGTTCTCCCAATACTTCGACG GGATTCAAGAACCGAGGCGCATCGGACATACAAAGAAACCACTGCCAAGCCCGAGGCTCGTAAGCGCCGCTCTGTCCGCATCGAACGATCAATCGGACGCTAGCAGAACACTGGCTGTGATGGAATGGAGCCAATTCATCGCTCACGACATTGCTCACACCCCTGTTCGTAAAATGG TTTCAACCGGAAAACCAATCTCATGCTGCCAACCGGATGGAGACACTCTGTCACCACGTCATATTCATCCAGATTGCTCCCCGATCAGCGTACCAGATCGCGATCCCGTTTACGGTCAGCATTACGTTCGGTGCATGAATTATGTTCGATCATTACCCGTTTTAAGATCGGAATGCACTTTCGGGCCTGTGGAACAA atgAATCAAGCGAGCCACTTTTTGGATGGTTCCACGGTTTACGGTTCTACCACGAAGAAATCTCGCGAGCTTCGCACTTTCGAAGGCGGGCATCTTCGCGTCAACGTGCGAAATAATCACGCGTACTTGCCGAAAGGCGATGCCGAACTCATGTTACAATGCGGAGACAATTGCTACAATTCCG GTGACGATCGCGTAAACGTTCATCCTCAGTTAGCGGCAATTCACACGATTTGGCACCGTGAACACAATCGTATTGCCGACGAACTTGCCAACTTAAATCCCGATTGGTCAGATGAGACTTTATATCAAGAGGCCAGACGCATTGTAATCGCAGAGATTCAGCACATTACGTACAAAGAGTGGTTGCCCATTTTGTTGGGCAGAAAGTACACTCGAGCCATCGGTCTCACTGTAGGAAATAGTTACAGCCGTAACTATAACTCCGACGACGAACCGGCGGTCAGCAACGAAGCTGCCACCGCAGCGCTACGCTTTTTAAATTCGCTGATGCAGGGGAAGCTGAG CCTGCCAGATAATTTTCGCCAGCAAAACAAAACGCTACAGTTGGCGGAGCACTTTTTCAATCCACGTGTAATCGAGTCGGAAGAGGTGCTCGATGGTTTGCTACGAGGTCTTGCTACTCAAACCAGCCAGAAAATGGATATTAATCTCATTCCAGAT ATAACAAGCAAATTGTACACTAGCAACGGCAACGATTTAGGCTTAGATGCCATTAGCTTGGACATTGAACGTGGCCGCGACCATGGCCTCCCGGGCTACAACTATTACCGTAGATATTGCGGACTTCCTGCTGCCAAGACTTTTGATGACTTCCTAGATTACATTCCTACAGAG ATGATGAGAAAATTGCGTACTATCTACTCCCACCCCAATGACGTCGATCTTATTGTGGGTGGCATGGCGGAGAGGCCAGCGGATGACGGCATGATCGGCCCGACCTTCCGTTGCCTTATTTACGAACAATTTTCTAGATCGCGGCGTACCGATAGGTTCTTTTACGACTCCGCGACGCAACCACATCCCTTCACACCTG AACAACTGACTCAACTACGTAACGTCACCTTAGCGCGAATATTCTGCGACAACGGTGACGACATCACGCACATGCAGCGTAATGTGTTTCTCAAGCCGCAAGCAGG GAACGAATTGAGACGATGCACAGATTTCGAAGCGATACCCAGCGTGGACCTCTTCGCCTGGGCAGAAAGAGCAAAAGCGTATCGCTGA